A DNA window from Janibacter sp. A1S7 contains the following coding sequences:
- a CDS encoding transglycosylase domain-containing protein, translating to MADHHRTRADARRRRAAQRGRRGSGRGRGGGRRILRTLLLAFAALVALGVAGLVIAYMVIDIPKPNDQAVAQASVLYYSDGETEMDRIAEVNRESVDLDEVPKEVQHAFIAAEDRSFYDNSGISPTGIARAVSGVLFGDDRGGGSTITQQYVKNYFLTQDQTYVRKFKEILISVKIDGELSKDQILENYLNTIYFGRGADGIQTASEAYFDKDVEDLTPSEGALLASVVNAPSLYDPALGEEQTERVQDRWNYVLDGMVDEGWMTAAERQDATFPETTTPDRSKARDDDIGFITEEVRAELRRELDLTDAQIDRGGFKIVTTIDKEAQESAAKAVESNRPTGDRTSDLHIGLASVEPGDGAVRAMYGGPRFGEGTFGYFNAATDGKMQAGSTMKPFTMIAALRDGFPLSTMYSGKSPFYDDAFIYDGPGATDIQEQGGVVNYGSVSYGPVDMRTATQKSINTYYAQLNLAATPKATAQAAKEAGVKSWVGEKQVPLNTDPTNVFGTDAVRVIDMANAYATISAEGMRADPYYIASVTGTGDRSMDYEATPNVRRVFPQDVARDAIHGMSRVDDPGGTGYPTVADLGRPVGGKTGTTSNNYAAWFDGFTPGQLATAVGMYKGDGTLVKKNELTNIGGFAEITGGTVPAQIWTDYMIGALRGEPVKQLPPPGNVKARPHDLPSDAPAPYTPPPPPPEPTATQEPEPTTSSRSTSSSSSSSSSSSSSSSSSSSSSSPTSSSTSSTTPPSPTTSSPPPSPPSPPSPTSTTTTKPDPTITLPPQPGGGTNGREDGPG from the coding sequence ATGGCCGATCACCACCGCACCCGCGCCGACGCGCGTCGGCGCCGCGCCGCCCAGCGCGGACGCCGGGGCTCCGGGCGTGGCCGCGGCGGAGGACGACGCATCCTGCGCACCCTTCTCCTGGCGTTCGCGGCCCTCGTGGCCCTGGGGGTGGCCGGTCTCGTCATCGCGTACATGGTCATCGACATCCCGAAGCCGAACGACCAGGCGGTCGCGCAGGCCTCGGTCCTCTACTACTCCGACGGCGAGACCGAGATGGACCGGATCGCCGAGGTCAACCGCGAGTCGGTCGACCTGGACGAGGTGCCCAAGGAGGTCCAGCACGCGTTCATCGCCGCCGAGGACCGCAGCTTCTACGACAACAGCGGCATCTCGCCCACGGGTATCGCCCGCGCCGTGAGCGGCGTGCTCTTCGGCGACGACCGCGGCGGTGGGTCGACGATCACCCAGCAGTACGTGAAGAACTACTTCCTCACCCAGGACCAGACCTATGTGCGCAAGTTCAAGGAGATCCTCATCTCCGTCAAGATCGACGGCGAGCTGAGCAAGGACCAGATCCTGGAGAACTACCTCAACACGATCTACTTCGGACGTGGCGCGGACGGCATCCAGACCGCCTCCGAGGCCTACTTCGACAAGGACGTGGAGGACCTGACCCCGTCCGAGGGCGCCCTGCTGGCCAGCGTCGTCAACGCGCCGTCCCTCTATGACCCCGCCCTCGGCGAGGAGCAGACGGAGCGGGTCCAGGACCGGTGGAACTACGTGCTGGACGGGATGGTCGACGAAGGCTGGATGACCGCCGCCGAACGGCAGGACGCGACCTTCCCCGAGACGACGACTCCCGACCGCTCCAAGGCACGCGACGACGACATCGGGTTCATCACCGAGGAGGTGCGCGCCGAGCTGCGACGGGAGCTCGACCTGACCGACGCCCAGATCGACCGTGGTGGCTTCAAGATCGTCACGACCATCGACAAGGAGGCCCAGGAGTCCGCGGCCAAGGCGGTCGAGTCGAACCGCCCGACCGGTGACCGCACGTCCGACCTGCACATCGGACTGGCCTCGGTGGAGCCCGGGGACGGGGCCGTCCGCGCGATGTACGGCGGCCCGAGGTTCGGAGAGGGCACGTTCGGCTACTTCAACGCCGCCACGGACGGCAAGATGCAGGCCGGCTCGACGATGAAGCCCTTCACCATGATCGCCGCGCTGCGCGACGGCTTCCCGCTGTCGACCATGTACAGCGGGAAGAGTCCCTTCTACGACGACGCCTTCATCTACGACGGCCCGGGCGCCACCGACATCCAGGAGCAGGGCGGTGTCGTCAACTACGGCAGCGTCTCCTACGGCCCCGTGGACATGCGCACGGCCACGCAGAAGTCGATCAACACCTACTACGCCCAGCTCAACCTCGCCGCGACCCCGAAGGCCACTGCGCAGGCGGCCAAGGAGGCGGGTGTCAAGTCGTGGGTCGGTGAGAAGCAGGTCCCGCTGAACACCGACCCGACCAACGTCTTCGGTACCGACGCCGTCCGGGTGATCGACATGGCGAATGCCTACGCGACGATCTCGGCGGAGGGGATGCGCGCCGATCCGTACTACATCGCGTCGGTCACGGGCACGGGCGACCGTTCGATGGACTACGAGGCCACGCCGAACGTGCGTCGGGTCTTCCCCCAGGACGTCGCCCGCGACGCGATCCACGGGATGAGCCGCGTCGACGACCCCGGCGGCACCGGCTATCCGACGGTCGCCGACCTCGGACGGCCCGTCGGGGGCAAGACGGGGACGACCTCCAACAACTACGCGGCCTGGTTCGACGGATTCACGCCGGGTCAGCTGGCCACGGCCGTCGGCATGTACAAGGGCGACGGCACCCTCGTCAAGAAGAACGAGCTGACGAACATCGGTGGTTTCGCCGAGATCACCGGCGGCACCGTGCCGGCGCAGATCTGGACCGACTACATGATCGGTGCCCTCCGGGGTGAGCCGGTCAAGCAGCTGCCGCCACCCGGCAACGTCAAGGCCCGGCCGCATGACCTTCCCTCCGATGCGCCGGCGCCGTACACACCACCACCGCCGCCGCCGGAGCCGACGGCCACGCAGGAGCCGGAGCCCACGACGAGCAGCCGGTCCACGTCGAGCTCGTCCAGCTCGTCCTCGTCGAGCTCGTCCAGCTCGTCGTCGAGCTCGTCCTCGAGCAGCCCGACGAGTTCGTCGACCTCCTCGACCACGCCACCGAGCCCGACCACGTCCTCCCCGCCGCCGTCCCCGCCGTCCCCGCCGTCACCGACGTCGACGACGACCACGAAGCCGGACCCGACGATCACCCTCCCGCCGCAGCCGGGCGGGGGGACGAACGGTCGTGAGGACGGGCCCGGATAG
- a CDS encoding PadR family transcriptional regulator — MRRREMLEFAVLGLLHESPLHGYELRRRLNSRLGPFRALSFGTLYPCLAGLQGRGLVSGEHDEATTGRRQRITYTLTDEGRAVFAAIADRSDPGSWEDDAFDVRVAFFARTEREVRLRILEGRRARLAERLAAMRSDHPVGERADRWTDALRTHGEDSTERALAWIEDLIETERQAPRVRPGSLTDPGHPAFNPPRTQPPTKENP, encoded by the coding sequence GTGCGCCGCCGAGAAATGCTCGAGTTCGCCGTGCTGGGCCTGCTCCACGAGAGCCCGCTGCACGGCTACGAGCTCCGCCGACGCCTCAACTCCCGACTCGGTCCCTTCCGTGCCCTCTCCTTCGGCACCCTCTACCCCTGCCTGGCCGGGCTCCAGGGCAGAGGTCTCGTCAGTGGCGAGCACGACGAGGCCACCACCGGCCGGCGTCAGCGGATCACGTACACGCTCACCGACGAGGGCCGTGCGGTCTTCGCCGCCATCGCCGACCGCAGCGACCCGGGCAGCTGGGAGGACGACGCCTTCGACGTCCGGGTGGCCTTCTTCGCCCGGACCGAGCGCGAGGTCCGGCTGCGCATCCTCGAGGGCCGGCGCGCCCGGCTGGCCGAGAGGCTGGCCGCCATGCGCAGCGACCACCCGGTCGGCGAGCGCGCGGACCGCTGGACCGACGCCCTTCGCACCCACGGTGAGGACTCGACCGAGCGCGCCCTGGCCTGGATCGAGGACCTCATCGAGACGGAGCGGCAGGCTCCCCGGGTGCGCCCGGGCAGCCTGACCGACCCCGGCCACCCCGCTTTCAACCCACCACGGACCCAGCCCCCCACCAAGGAGAACCCATGA
- a CDS encoding inositol-3-phosphate synthase: MSSIRVGIVGVGNCASSLVQGVEYYRDAAAGDTIPGLMHVTFGDYHVSDVQFVTAFDVDDKKVGKDLSEAINASENNTIKICDVPTTGVEVQRGHTLDGIGKYYAETIDESPAAPVDVVQALRDAEVDVLVSYLPVGSEEADKFYAQCAIDAGVAFVNALPVFIASDPEWARKFQDAGVPIIGDDIKSQVGATITHRVMAKLFEQRGVALDRTYQLNVGGNMDFKNMLERERLESKKVSKTQAVTSNLEGSLAGKKDDRNVHIGPSDYVAWLDDRKWAYVRLEGRAFGDAPINLEYKLEVWDSPNSAGIIIDAIRAAKIAKDRGIGGALLSASSYLMKSPPEQREDTEGRRRLEAFIAGDEPR, translated from the coding sequence ATGAGTTCCATCCGCGTCGGCATCGTCGGTGTCGGCAACTGCGCCAGTTCACTCGTGCAGGGCGTCGAGTACTACCGCGATGCCGCTGCCGGCGACACGATCCCCGGCCTGATGCACGTGACCTTCGGTGACTACCACGTGTCCGACGTGCAGTTCGTCACGGCCTTCGACGTCGACGACAAGAAGGTCGGCAAGGACCTGTCCGAGGCGATCAACGCCTCGGAGAACAACACCATCAAGATCTGCGACGTCCCCACCACGGGCGTCGAGGTGCAGCGCGGCCACACCCTCGACGGGATCGGCAAGTACTACGCGGAGACCATCGACGAGTCCCCCGCCGCCCCTGTCGACGTCGTGCAGGCGCTCAGGGACGCCGAGGTCGACGTGCTCGTCTCCTACCTCCCGGTGGGGTCGGAGGAGGCCGACAAGTTCTACGCGCAGTGCGCCATCGACGCCGGAGTCGCCTTCGTCAACGCCCTGCCGGTCTTCATCGCCTCCGACCCGGAGTGGGCCAGGAAGTTCCAGGACGCTGGTGTGCCGATCATCGGTGACGACATCAAGAGCCAGGTCGGCGCCACGATCACCCACCGCGTCATGGCCAAGCTCTTCGAGCAGCGCGGCGTCGCCCTCGACCGCACGTACCAGCTCAACGTCGGCGGCAACATGGACTTCAAGAACATGCTCGAGCGCGAGCGCCTGGAGTCGAAGAAGGTCTCCAAGACCCAGGCCGTCACCTCCAACCTCGAAGGGTCGCTCGCCGGCAAGAAGGACGACCGCAACGTCCACATCGGCCCCTCGGACTACGTCGCCTGGCTCGACGACCGCAAGTGGGCCTACGTCCGCCTGGAGGGTCGCGCCTTCGGCGACGCCCCGATCAACCTCGAGTACAAGCTCGAGGTCTGGGACTCCCCCAACAGCGCAGGCATCATCATCGACGCCATCCGGGCGGCCAAGATCGCCAAGGACCGCGGTATCGGCGGCGCCCTGCTGTCGGCGAGCTCCTACCTGATGAAGTCGCCGCCCGAGCAGCGCGAGGACACCGAGGGCCGCCGCCGCCTGGAGGCCTTCATCGCCGGCGACGAGCCCCGCTGA
- a CDS encoding OmpA family protein codes for MTALSRGRPHRTSTRGVVSAASAAALVLSGPAFATPAHAEDELPVLGQVKAVSYDDTPETTLDVLISVHGVRRVDGATMVYYSAGYTPESTPGSDRQTLTHAFGFESTISPLHGRGERFGDVAVLDVQSGKAYTTLYSGADMSDLGASDCVCLSWTSALPDEPEPGTAYVGAAAVPPIPDDVDHVSLRVLGHFVTNVPVEDGPMQPEIEPEEPIAVGMGWPEVDTEAIDAVADPAQFVLPLTTHSVTEDSAISEREGADSRSLDLSADVLFAFDKASLTGKAKQEIRTAADRIKETDVSGTITVTGHTDSEGAEDYNQKLSERRAESVAKALTPMLPSGVKLTTEGKGESEPIASNETDAGMDLNRRVTITLPEAT; via the coding sequence ATGACCGCGTTGAGCAGGGGACGGCCACACCGCACGTCGACCAGAGGTGTGGTGAGCGCGGCCTCCGCGGCCGCGCTCGTGCTGTCCGGGCCGGCGTTCGCGACGCCCGCCCACGCCGAGGACGAGCTGCCGGTCCTCGGGCAGGTGAAGGCGGTCTCGTACGACGACACGCCGGAGACCACCCTCGACGTGCTCATCAGCGTCCACGGAGTGCGCCGTGTCGATGGCGCGACCATGGTCTACTACTCCGCCGGCTACACCCCCGAGTCGACTCCGGGCTCCGACCGGCAGACGCTGACCCACGCCTTCGGGTTCGAGTCGACGATCTCTCCTCTCCACGGGCGCGGAGAGAGGTTCGGCGACGTCGCCGTCCTCGACGTGCAGAGCGGGAAGGCCTACACGACCCTCTACAGCGGGGCGGACATGAGCGATCTCGGCGCCTCCGACTGCGTCTGCTTGTCCTGGACCAGTGCCCTCCCGGACGAGCCGGAGCCGGGCACGGCCTACGTCGGCGCGGCGGCCGTGCCGCCGATCCCTGACGACGTGGATCACGTCTCGCTCCGGGTACTCGGGCACTTCGTCACGAACGTGCCGGTCGAGGACGGGCCGATGCAGCCGGAGATCGAGCCGGAGGAGCCGATCGCCGTCGGGATGGGGTGGCCCGAGGTCGACACCGAAGCGATCGACGCCGTCGCTGACCCCGCGCAGTTCGTGCTGCCGCTGACCACCCACTCGGTGACCGAGGACTCCGCGATCAGCGAGCGCGAGGGTGCGGACTCCCGCTCGCTCGATTTGTCCGCCGACGTCCTCTTCGCCTTCGACAAGGCAAGTCTGACGGGCAAGGCCAAGCAGGAGATCCGCACCGCGGCCGACCGGATCAAGGAGACCGACGTCAGCGGCACCATCACGGTCACCGGCCACACCGACTCCGAAGGCGCCGAGGACTACAACCAGAAGCTGTCGGAACGGCGCGCCGAGTCGGTGGCCAAGGCCCTCACGCCGATGCTCCCCTCCGGGGTCAAGCTGACCACCGAGGGCAAGGGCGAGAGCGAGCCCATCGCCAGCAACGAGACCGACGCGGGAATGGACCTCAACCGTCGTGTGACGATCACCCTCCCGGAAGCCACGTGA
- a CDS encoding pilus assembly protein TadG-related protein has translation MSIIIVVSILLLGFALLFATRLSKATDEASGLQAAADAAALAGAESIVDDAPGQIVSALVNGQAIPGSLGQANAQDFAGRNDATLVSYSYSPAQDRIRVTVESKAVLESGQRERRSADAKLGMPFSACNPSQEPPAPSTSTSTSPSSSPSSSTSSTSTPPPVDDVSDTLQCGGLDIPVLWEWNEDDGWGLDFSVDASLITDLGLEPALAG, from the coding sequence ATGTCGATCATCATCGTCGTGTCGATCCTGCTGCTCGGCTTCGCCCTGCTGTTCGCCACTCGACTGAGCAAGGCGACGGATGAGGCGTCGGGTCTGCAGGCTGCCGCCGATGCCGCCGCACTGGCCGGCGCCGAGTCCATCGTCGATGACGCTCCGGGGCAGATCGTCTCGGCGCTCGTGAACGGGCAGGCGATTCCCGGCAGCCTGGGGCAGGCCAACGCGCAGGACTTCGCCGGCCGCAACGACGCCACCCTGGTCTCCTACAGCTACAGCCCGGCCCAGGACCGGATCCGGGTCACCGTGGAGAGCAAGGCCGTCCTCGAGTCGGGGCAGCGTGAGCGGCGGTCGGCCGATGCGAAGCTGGGCATGCCGTTCAGCGCGTGCAACCCGTCCCAGGAGCCGCCGGCCCCCTCGACCTCGACGTCGACGAGTCCTTCGTCGTCACCGTCATCGTCCACGTCGTCGACGAGCACTCCGCCACCTGTCGATGACGTGTCCGACACCCTTCAGTGCGGTGGTCTGGACATCCCCGTTCTCTGGGAGTGGAACGAGGACGACGGTTGGGGTCTGGACTTCAGCGTCGACGCGTCCCTGATCACGGACCTTGGCCTCGAGCCCGCCCTGGCGGGATGA